A single region of the Nicotiana sylvestris chromosome 6, ASM39365v2, whole genome shotgun sequence genome encodes:
- the LOC104215384 gene encoding uncharacterized protein, producing MMITASNAELPAIIFSELDLLHKPPYNTRKPSRRKTNNFAAAGVKLRGTPNGRRSRPETPLLRWKFKDNASIKEETSPSELDRKCSRSVVSARKLAAGLFKQQLPEVNHGQNLGFQAGRVEVPFHCHHRSKVHDSHINSVPSPRSVFGPLNGHFHKLEPSLQFSHSAMEGATKWDPVGWTTAVETNKVYGYEKVLDQQVNTASMISSLEAELECARARVHQLETERQSSKKKLEQFLRKLSEEKAAWRSRDHEKIRSIMDDMRADFSRERKNRKRLEIVNSKLVNELADAKLSAKRYLQNYEKERQARGLIEEVCDELAKELGEDKAEVEELKRESLKFTEEVDEERKMLQMAEVWREERVQMKLVDAKVMLEEKYSQMKKLIGELESFLSSRGKSLDVEEMKRAEQLQQAAASLNIRDIRELTYEPSNPDDIFSIFEDAHFVEPDEREIQPCTAYSPASHASKLRTLSPDGDVYNFDKHSHAYVNQNDYIEEEGSEWETVTHLEEQGSSYSPEGSISSVNKYCRHSNVSRSGAGWERFGGDGTPVSEISEVCSGPAQQLTEVSSVSRFRRSCPRNGDKFKIKSLEGTNGRLSNGRLSNGAILSPHHGSSKGGFSPSDLGSQWSSPDSSNPRIARGMKGCIEWPHNSQKKSLKAKLLQASTESQKVQLRQVLKQKI from the exons ATGATGATCACCGCCAGCAACGCTGAGCTCCCGGCGATTATATTCTCCGAATTAGATCTTTTGCACAAACCGCCTTATAATACTCGTAAACCGTCTCGTCGGAAAACGAACAACTTCGCCGCTGCCGGAGTGAAGTTGCGAGGAACTCCTAATGGGAGGAGAAGCAGGCCTGAAACTCCTCTTCTCCGCTGGAAGTTCAAGGACAATGCCTCTATAAAGGAAGAAACTTCGCCATCGGAGCTTGATCGGAAATGTAGCCGGAGTGTGGTTTCCGCTAGGAAGTTAGCTGCTGGACTGTTTAAGCAGCAGCTTCCGGAAGTCAACCACGGTCAAAACTTAGGGTTTCAG GCTGGTCGGGTTGAGGTGCCCTTTCATTGTCATCATCGCAGTAAAGTGCATGACTCTCACATTAATTCAGTTCCGAGTCCTCGATCTGTCTTTGGTCCATTAAATGGCCATTTTCACAAG CTAGAACCCTCGCTTCAGTTTTCCCACTCTGCTATGGAGGGGGCTACAAAGTGGGATCCAGTTGGCTGGACAACAGCGGTGGAAACAAATAAGGTATACGGCTATGAGAAGGTTCTTGATCAACAAGTGAATACTGCTTCAATGATTTCTTCCCTTGAGGCAGAACTAGAATGCGCTCGTGCCAGAGTTCATCAACTTGAGACAGAACGGCAGTCATCAAAAAAGAAACTCGAACAGTTTTTGAGGAAACTTAGTGAAGAAAAGGCAGCATGGCGAAGCAGAGATCATGAGAAAATTCGTTCAATTATGGATGACATGAGAGCTGACTTCTCCCGAGAGAGGAAAAACCGAAAGAGGCTGGAAATAGTCAATTCCAAATTAGTTAATGAGTTGGCTGATGCCAAGTTATCAGCAAAACGCTATCTGCAAAATTACGAGAAGGAAAGGCAGGCTAGAGGGTTGATAGAAGAAGTGTGCGATGAATTGGCCAAAGAACTTGGAGAAGACAAGGCTGAAGTTgaggaattgaagagggaatctcTGAAGTTCACAGAGGAAGTAGATGAAGAAAGAAAGATGTTGCAGATGGCTGAGGTTTGGCGTGAGGAGCGGGTTCAGATGAAACTAGTTGATGCTAAGGTGATGCTTGAAGAGAAGTATTCCCAGATGAAGAAACTAATTGGAGAGCTAGAATCATTTCTAAGTTCTAGAGGTAAGAGTTTGGATGTGGAGGAGATGAAAAGAGCCGAACAACTCCAACAGGCAGCTGCCTCTTTGAATATTCGTGATATTAGAGAACTCACGTATGAACCTTCAAATCCAGATGATATTTTCTCCATTTTCGAAGATGCTCATTTCGTTGAACCTGATGAAAGGGAGATCCAGCCATGTACTGCATATAGTCCTGCAAGCCATGCCTCCAAGCTTCGCACTCTCAGTCCTGATGGTGATGTTTACAACTTCGACAAACATTCTCATGCATATGTCAATCAGAATGATTATATAGAGGAAGAGGGAAGTGAGTGGGAAACAGTTACTCATCTTGAGGAGCAAGGCTCTAGTTATTCTCCTGAAGGAAGTATTTCATCCGTCAACAAGTATTGTCGGCACAGCAATGTATCAAGAAGTGGAGCAGGCTGGGAGAGATTTGGTGGTGATGGCACACCGGTTTCGGAAATTAGTGAAGTATGTTCCGGACCAGCTCAGCAACTTACAGAGGTGTCATCTGTATCTAGGTTTCGGAGATCATGCCCACGCAATGGagacaagttcaaaataaaatcacTAGAAGGAACTAATGGGAGGCTGTCAAACGGAAGGCTATCGAATGGGGCCATTCTTTCTCCACATCATGGTTCGAGTAAAGGCGGCTTTAGCCCTTCGGACCTAGGAAGCCAGTGGAGCTCACCTGACTCGAGCAATCCACGAATAGCACGCGGAATGAAAGGATGCATTGAATGGCCACATAACTCTCAGAAGAAAAGCTTAAAAGCAAAGTTATTGCAGGCAAGCACAGAGAGCCAGAAGGTCCAGTTGCGCCAGGTCTTGAAGCAGAAGATCTGA